The segment GATGAGGACGAATCCCACTCGAAGGCGGACGCGAAGAGCTACATCGCAGCCACCGCGGAGGACCGTGAACGCTACCGGAATGCCGCCGAGACGTGGGCCGAGCGCGAGGACCTACACGGCTACATTCCCAACACAGAGATCCCCCGGGGTGCTATCACCGAGGCGTCATCGATCAGCGGCAACGACGTGTTCCAGCATGGTTACGAGACGTGGGACGACATGTTTAACGAGCGCCAACTGCTTGCACTCGCGCTTCTACTGGACGCGATCGACGACATCAACGACCAGAATCGAAAGGAGTACCTCCTCCTGGCGTTCTCGGACTCGCTGATGTTCCACAACAACTTCACCATCTACAACCGGTCCGGGAACAAGATCGAGGGCGTCTTCAAGACGAATTCATACAACCCCCAGATGGAGCACATCGAGAACAACGTCTGGGGCTGTGACTACGGTCGCGGCACGTTCTCGGCCACCTGGGACAAGGTCGTCGACGGCGTTCGGTGGGCACAGGCCCCGACCGAGCGGTATATCGACGAGGATGGCAACACCGCGAAGACGGCCTCGTTCGAGACGCCGCTGGGCGCGAGCTCCTACACGCTCCACCATGGTGACATGCGAGCCGTCGACCTCGAGGAGACGTACGATGCGGTCATCACTGACCCACCATACTACGACAATATCATCTATAACGAGGTGGCAAACTTCTTCTACGTCTGGCAGCGCCAGCTGCTTGCCGACATGTACGAGGCCTTCGAGACGCCACTGACACCCGACCTAGAGTCGATCGCTACCAATCCTGCACTGGGAAAGGGCGACGAGGACTTCGAGAGAGATCTCGCGCAGGCATTCTCACGCATCCGTGATGTGCTCGATGACGAGGACGGCATCCTCGCGTTTACCTACCATCATAAGGGCTCGGAGTCGTGGGGTGAGCTGTTGGAGGCCCTCTGTGATGTCGGATTCGAGATCACGGCGACATATCCCGTTTCGGCCGACCTCAACAAGTTCATCCAGGGCGAGGCGGTCTCGTTCGACATCATCGTGGTCGCTCGGCCCGCGAGCGAGCGGACTATGATCAGCTGGCGTGACCTCAAGCGCGAGATCTACAAGACGGCACGGCAGACGCGCCGCAACCTGCAGGAGAGCCGGACGCTCTCACAAGGCGACATCGGCGTCATGGAGATGGGCGTCTGCTTCCGTGAATATTCAAAGCACCACGACAAGGTTCGGCGTGGCGATAGACTAATGTCCGCCAAGGAGGTAGTCAACGAGATCTACGGAATCATTCAGGATGCCAGCGACGTCGGCGCCGTCGACGTCTTCATCGACCTTCTGCGGACAGATGATCCCACGTATGACGACGTGATGAAGCTGTGCCGGGGAACAAGTGCGAACCCGGAGGAGCTGAAGGAGATGGCCCTCTACGACACTGAGGACCGTTTCGAGCTTGGCACGTGGCAGAGCGATGCGCGGCAGGCCTACATCCAGGACAAACTGTCGAACGAGCCCGACGAACTGACAGATCTAGACCGGCTGCAGTTCCTTCGGTCCGAGTTCGACCGCGGTGGCCGCATTCAGGACTACACAAATAGATGGGAGATCACGCCAGAGCTGATCGACCTGGCCGAGCGCCTCGCTGATGCCACCGGCGATGAGGTCTATCATCGATTACTTGGCGATACCTCACTCGGGGTGTGATACAGGATGTCTAAGTCCGATATCGACGGCCTCGCGGGTATGTACAACATACTTGTTGAAGAGGAGTTCAGTATTGTTGATTACCGCGTCCCGATCGAGACGTTCATCGAGATGCTTGAGGAGGGTGAGCTTCCGGAAGAACTCGCTGTCTCAGGACTTGACGATGCACTCACGACCGAGAACCAAGAATTGCTCTCAGAGATGCAGGCGGCGATGCGGCAACGGCGCGACTGGCTCGACAGCCGGCCGTCACTCCCCACAGTCCAGTTCGTGGTTGACGGCGAGCTGCAGGATACTGGCGAGAGTTTTGAACTGCTCGTTGACGGGGAGTTCTACTCCCTCAAATCTGTATTCGGGCGAAGTATCAGCGAGCGCGAGCCGGGCTGGCTCGTCACGTCGTATCGGATCTGAGTCCAGGCGACGGGTGACCACGATTTCTCGTCGGTGTCGTTCGGTCCCGATCCGGTTCGGGTCTAGCTCCAACTTGGTTCCGAATCACCGCAGTGAGCGGCGTTCTCAACGGATCCAGACCTCTTCTTTGGTCGCCATCGTCGGCTCTCCCGCCTCATCCGGACGCTGCAGGAAAAAGAGAGTGAGCCGCCCAAGGCTTGCACCCGATCTATTGTCCGAATCTGCCGACACTTCGGGTAGCCGATACACCGGAATACAGGTGATTTCATGTTGGGGGTATACCCGTTGGTCGTTCTCGTCTTCTCGGGTGAGAACCGACTTCAGCCGCCTCCTCAATACCTGTCCTTCACCTTCGAGATCGGTTCTGAACACGGACGTGGACCGAACTAGTGCCCTAACCGCATCGTCGGCGAACCAATCCGGCCGTGCGATACTGAAGGGGGCGCCCTCGTCGGTGTCATAGAGGAACTCAAACGGTGCTTCCAGTCTGCCGTCTATGCAGAGCTGCGTATTCGGCTTCTCGAGCAGTTCGAACACCTCGAGCTCCGGATACCGATTGAACAGCACCCCACGCACGTACCCTTGGACGGCGGCTTGATACGCCTCGTGGTTGAATTCGTCGGTGGTCGGCGTGACGACAGCCACTTCGGCATCGGTCTGTGCGACCGTCCCACTCCAAGGTGTTGCGAGCGGACAGAGGAACGCGAGTTGCCCAGTCTGCTGAAGATACGCGTAGGTAAACAGCCGCGACCGGGATTTCGACTCCCGTGCCGGGTTCGACCCTTCTTGATAATACTTTGAATCGAGGACAGCGATCGTTCGCTCATCCTCCATGAGGAGATGGTCCGGACGATGGTGGACGTTCTGGCCATGCAGTTTCTTGAACGGACGGATCCTCTTCTGGGCGACACAGGTAATATCGTCAAGGACGCCGATCGGGTCCTGCTCACGAATCTGATCGACAGCCCGCTCGAGGACTGCGTGCGAATAGTCCTCGAAAAACGGCTCCATTTTGAGGACGTAATCAATGTGGAGCCGCTGTGGGCCGTCGTCGCCCCGGCCGAACAGACTCGATGTCAGGAGCGACTGGGCAACGTAGAGTGCCCGCTGGTAGTAGCGGCGTTGCCGGGGCAGTGAGTGCGTTGAGACGCGTGCATATTCACCGAGATCGCTATATTTGCTCGTGATTCCGTGCCGTTCGAGATACTTGAGATCGTCGTAGATATCGTTGAAGACGCGGACGATACGGCGGTCGGAAATGCGCGCCTCGGACACTTCCTGCTTAAGGAAATACAGTAGCTGCTTGCCGGCGAAGTGGAGTAGTGAGTTCACCGGGTTGTTATACTCCGGACGACTGCGAATCCAGTTCGGCACCGGTTCGCCTTTCGCGTGATTACGGAGTGTTTGTCCGAGATCGATCGTGCCAGTTCCTCGGTAGCTGTTCGATCGTTCGACGATGATGTCGCGAATGAGTCCCTGGCGGCTAATCCGATCGATTCCACGATGGTAATTGATGGCGAGCAGAACGATCACGTCCGCCGGATCGACGCTACGTTCGTCGTCCGTACCCGTCGGCATGGTATAGGGTTCCTCGGCTGCCGGCACATCGAGGACGGTCAGCAGCATGTCGATGAGCCCGTTCCAGCCGATCTTTGGCTCAATCTCGATCGTGA is part of the Halogeometricum sp. S1BR25-6 genome and harbors:
- a CDS encoding DUF1156 domain-containing protein, which translates into the protein MSREQYNTKADERFQYPIERGFPIERVNDIAEKEGSSKMHYRPTSMMHKWWARRLGCVFRSICLYSLVDNPKKLTVTDPDTGENTLGEFDGGTSDIEQLIADVNLSDPDSLWPLYTKDVRVEDKSVLDPFMGGGTTLMEASRFGADVTGVDLNPVAWFVTKKELEAGETDVEELETAYENVKAAVADELRSYYTRSCPNGHDHEADVMYEFWVRELGCISCSATVPLFKDYRVAAGRYDNKGSYYVYCPECESVFLTDDARSESACTECSHTFTPSQGPVSRGGYYTCQDCGQKYSITDAIAEGQSYNDRLYAVEYYCSHCDEDESHSKADAKSYIAATAEDRERYRNAAETWAEREDLHGYIPNTEIPRGAITEASSISGNDVFQHGYETWDDMFNERQLLALALLLDAIDDINDQNRKEYLLLAFSDSLMFHNNFTIYNRSGNKIEGVFKTNSYNPQMEHIENNVWGCDYGRGTFSATWDKVVDGVRWAQAPTERYIDEDGNTAKTASFETPLGASSYTLHHGDMRAVDLEETYDAVITDPPYYDNIIYNEVANFFYVWQRQLLADMYEAFETPLTPDLESIATNPALGKGDEDFERDLAQAFSRIRDVLDDEDGILAFTYHHKGSESWGELLEALCDVGFEITATYPVSADLNKFIQGEAVSFDIIVVARPASERTMISWRDLKREIYKTARQTRRNLQESRTLSQGDIGVMEMGVCFREYSKHHDKVRRGDRLMSAKEVVNEIYGIIQDASDVGAVDVFIDLLRTDDPTYDDVMKLCRGTSANPEELKEMALYDTEDRFELGTWQSDARQAYIQDKLSNEPDELTDLDRLQFLRSEFDRGGRIQDYTNRWEITPELIDLAERLADATGDEVYHRLLGDTSLGV
- a CDS encoding 5-methylcytosine restriction system specificity protein McrC, producing MSTALTRGQHSIREKREKKFVPADGDETFDTDRIARQLTTVGFERSGATFEKSQQVLLDAGSDRSDWDGEPGNPTVLTVTLSEEALKIEAKDVVGIVTLLPGVTIEIEPKIGWNGLIDMLLTVLDVPAAEEPYTMPTGTDDERSVDPADVIVLLAINYHRGIDRISRQGLIRDIIVERSNSYRGTGTIDLGQTLRNHAKGEPVPNWIRSRPEYNNPVNSLLHFAGKQLLYFLKQEVSEARISDRRIVRVFNDIYDDLKYLERHGITSKYSDLGEYARVSTHSLPRQRRYYQRALYVAQSLLTSSLFGRGDDGPQRLHIDYVLKMEPFFEDYSHAVLERAVDQIREQDPIGVLDDITCVAQKRIRPFKKLHGQNVHHRPDHLLMEDERTIAVLDSKYYQEGSNPARESKSRSRLFTYAYLQQTGQLAFLCPLATPWSGTVAQTDAEVAVVTPTTDEFNHEAYQAAVQGYVRGVLFNRYPELEVFELLEKPNTQLCIDGRLEAPFEFLYDTDEGAPFSIARPDWFADDAVRALVRSTSVFRTDLEGEGQVLRRRLKSVLTREDENDQRVYPQHEITCIPVYRLPEVSADSDNRSGASLGRLTLFFLQRPDEAGEPTMATKEEVWIR